From Pseudomonas putida, one genomic window encodes:
- a CDS encoding PAS domain S-box protein, translating into MPKSANRFPRLPRIPAANPRESEQAWQNAPQLLAALNGARLGAWLWDIDSGRVSWSRGTQALFGFDPQRPLPNDIDYLDLLPEEDRARTRQLFQAVVNGEPAEKAMRHRIRWPDGSLHWLEINGSLTHDPQGRPQMIGVIREITRQRERETALINSEKRFATLFHLSPNAILLTRRHDGMIFEVNQHFEDMFGWPGDQVIGKTSLELGIWVNPEQRHQVLEATRGSGSPAIMEVQLRASSGKIHDGILCTQGIELEGVTFLLSTFVDTSERKRAEQALKDSQERLDLALDSAQLGTWDWHIPSGMLYGSARAAQLHGLDPIPFHESFDAFFEGVPQDERDGMRQAYRSLREGPAGNYQITYRVQLEDGASRYIESRARLYRDEHGNPLRMAGTLLDITEQVERELRLSASEEKFASLFQVSPDPICVTRQDTGQFIEINPAFTQTFGWGSEQVIGRTAEQIGLWAESIERAQRIERVIREQALSNVAVVVNHRNGSPLTCVISSRLISVDNQPCSVTTLRDITQQQRAEAALKSSEEKFAKAFHSSPDAITITERHSGRYVEVNDGFCRLTGYSTAEVIGRSVYELGIWADDKQRRALLVELKERGRVHHREMLGRTKRGDILTVEVSVEPISLNETDCLLLTARDVSQLKNAQAQIRHLAYHDPLTNLPNRALLMDRLSQQIALLRRHNLRGALLFLDLDHFKHINDSLGHPVGDTVLKIITARLEASVRLEDTVARLGGDEFVVLLSGLEGSREAVENKVRELADTLRELLAEPMSLDGQRLQVTPSIGVALIPDHGTTPADLLKRADIALYRAKDSGRNTTQLFHTTMQKAASERLRMESDLRLALARGELALHFQPQVDARDNRIVGAEVLLRWHHPQLGQQPPAQFIQVLEESGLILEVGSWILDEACDACSRMLADGLIDADDFSLCVNISPRQFRQNDFVERVLRSLDDYRLPRHMLKLEITEGIVIQNLEDTISKMRELKRHGVSFAMDDFGTGYSSLTYLKRLPVDALKIDQTFVRDAPLDANDAEIVRAIVAMARSLDLAVIAEGVELTEQLEFLERLGCHLYQGYLHSRPLPLPEFRQMLLEAPADF; encoded by the coding sequence ATGCCCAAATCAGCAAACCGCTTTCCGCGCCTGCCGCGCATCCCTGCGGCCAATCCCAGGGAGTCGGAACAGGCCTGGCAGAATGCCCCGCAACTGCTGGCTGCGCTCAATGGTGCACGCCTGGGCGCCTGGCTGTGGGACATCGACAGTGGCCGGGTGAGCTGGTCGCGCGGCACCCAGGCACTGTTCGGCTTCGATCCGCAGCGCCCTCTGCCCAACGATATCGATTACCTCGACCTGCTGCCGGAAGAAGATCGCGCCCGCACGCGTCAACTGTTCCAGGCAGTGGTCAACGGTGAGCCGGCCGAGAAAGCCATGCGCCATCGCATCCGCTGGCCGGACGGGAGCCTGCATTGGCTGGAAATCAACGGCAGCCTGACCCACGACCCCCAAGGCCGGCCCCAGATGATCGGGGTGATCCGCGAAATAACCCGCCAGCGCGAGCGGGAAACCGCCCTGATCAACTCGGAAAAGCGTTTTGCCACCCTGTTTCACCTGAGCCCCAACGCGATTCTTCTCACCCGCCGCCACGACGGCATGATTTTCGAAGTCAATCAGCATTTCGAGGACATGTTCGGCTGGCCCGGTGACCAGGTGATCGGCAAGACCAGCCTGGAGCTCGGCATCTGGGTGAACCCGGAGCAGCGTCACCAGGTGCTGGAGGCGACCCGTGGCAGCGGCAGCCCGGCCATCATGGAGGTGCAGTTGCGCGCGAGCAGCGGCAAGATTCACGACGGCATTCTGTGCACCCAGGGCATCGAGCTGGAAGGGGTGACGTTCCTGCTCAGCACCTTCGTCGACACGTCCGAGCGCAAACGCGCCGAGCAAGCGCTCAAGGATAGCCAGGAACGCCTTGACCTGGCCCTGGACTCGGCGCAACTGGGCACCTGGGACTGGCACATCCCCAGCGGCATGCTCTATGGCTCGGCCCGTGCCGCGCAATTGCACGGGCTGGACCCGATACCCTTTCACGAATCGTTCGACGCGTTTTTCGAAGGCGTGCCCCAGGACGAGCGCGATGGCATGCGCCAGGCTTACCGCAGCCTGCGCGAAGGCCCCGCGGGCAACTACCAGATCACCTACCGTGTGCAACTGGAAGACGGCGCTTCACGCTACATCGAAAGCCGGGCACGGCTGTACCGCGACGAGCACGGTAACCCGTTGCGCATGGCTGGCACCCTGCTGGACATCACCGAGCAGGTCGAGCGCGAACTGCGCCTGAGCGCCTCGGAAGAGAAATTCGCCAGCCTGTTCCAGGTCAGCCCCGACCCGATCTGCGTAACCCGCCAGGACACCGGCCAGTTCATCGAGATCAACCCGGCCTTCACCCAGACCTTCGGCTGGGGCAGCGAGCAGGTGATCGGCCGTACCGCTGAACAGATCGGCCTCTGGGCCGAGTCGATCGAACGCGCGCAACGCATCGAACGGGTCATCCGCGAACAGGCCCTGAGCAACGTGGCAGTGGTGGTCAACCACCGCAACGGCTCACCCCTGACCTGTGTGATTTCCAGCCGGCTGATCAGCGTCGACAACCAGCCCTGCAGTGTCACCACCCTGCGCGACATCACCCAACAGCAACGGGCCGAAGCAGCGCTCAAGTCCAGCGAAGAGAAGTTCGCCAAGGCGTTTCATTCCAGCCCGGACGCCATCACCATCACCGAGCGCCACAGCGGCCGCTATGTGGAGGTCAACGATGGGTTCTGCCGGCTCACGGGCTACAGCACCGCCGAAGTGATCGGCCGCAGCGTCTACGAGCTGGGTATCTGGGCCGACGACAAGCAGCGTCGCGCTTTGCTGGTCGAGCTGAAGGAGCGTGGCCGGGTGCACCACCGGGAGATGCTCGGGCGCACCAAGCGTGGCGACATCCTCACCGTAGAGGTCTCGGTGGAGCCGATCAGCCTCAACGAGACCGATTGCCTGCTACTCACCGCCCGCGATGTCAGCCAGCTGAAGAATGCCCAGGCGCAGATCCGCCACCTGGCCTACCACGACCCGCTGACCAACCTGCCCAACCGCGCCTTGCTGATGGACCGCCTGAGCCAGCAGATCGCCCTGCTGCGCCGGCACAACCTGCGCGGCGCCTTGCTGTTTCTCGACCTCGACCATTTCAAGCACATCAACGACTCCCTCGGCCACCCGGTCGGCGACACGGTGCTGAAGATCATCACCGCCCGGCTGGAAGCCAGTGTGCGCCTGGAAGATACGGTGGCACGCCTGGGTGGCGACGAATTCGTGGTATTGCTCAGTGGCCTGGAAGGTAGCCGCGAAGCCGTGGAGAACAAGGTTCGCGAGCTGGCCGATACCCTGCGCGAACTGCTGGCCGAACCCATGTCGCTGGATGGCCAGCGCCTGCAGGTAACCCCGAGCATCGGCGTGGCCTTGATCCCGGACCACGGCACCACCCCTGCCGACCTGCTCAAACGCGCCGACATCGCCCTGTACCGTGCCAAGGACTCAGGGCGCAACACGACCCAATTGTTCCATACCACCATGCAAAAGGCGGCCAGCGAGCGCCTGCGCATGGAAAGCGACCTGCGCCTGGCCCTGGCACGGGGTGAGCTGGCCTTGCACTTTCAGCCCCAGGTGGACGCCCGCGACAACCGTATCGTCGGGGCCGAGGTACTGTTGCGCTGGCATCACCCGCAACTGGGCCAGCAACCGCCGGCTCAGTTCATCCAGGTGCTGGAGGAAAGCGGCCTGATCCTGGAAGTGGGCAGCTGGATACTCGACGAAGCCTGCGACGCTTGCTCGCGGATGCTGGCAGACGGGTTGATCGATGCCGATGATTTCAGCCTGTGCGTGAACATCAGCCCCAGGCAGTTCCGCCAGAACGACTTCGTCGAACGGGTGCTGCGCAGCCTTGACGACTACCGCCTGCCACGGCACATGCTCAAGCTTGAGATCACCGAAGGCATCGTGATCCAGAACCTGGAAGACACCATCAGCAAGATGCGCGAGCTCAAACGCCATGGGGTGAGCTTCGCCATGGACGATTTCGGCACGGGCTACTCCTCGCTGACGTACCTCAAGCGCTTGCCGGTGGACGCACTGAAGATCGACCAGACCTTCGTGCGCGACGCTCCATTGGACGCCAACGACGCCGAGATAGTCCGCGCCATCGTCGCCATGGCGCGCAGCCTGGACCTTGCGGTGATCGCCGAAGGCGTGGAACTGACCGAGCAACTGGAGTTTCTTGAACGGCTGGGGTGTCACCTGTACCAGGGTTACCTGCACAGCCGGCCGCTGCCGCTACCGGAGTTCCGGCAAATGCTGCTGGAAGCCCCCGCCGATTTCTAA
- a CDS encoding LysR family transcriptional regulator, giving the protein MDLANLSAFIAIAETGSFSGAGERLHLTQPAVSKRIAGLEQQLDVRLFDRLGREVTLTEAGRALLPRAYQILNVLDDTRRALTNLTGQVSGRLTLATSHHIGLHRLPPLLRAFTRQHPAVALDIQFLDSEAAYDEVLHGRAEIAVITLAPEPHHLIKAIPVWDDALDFVAAPEHPLASNTQVSLADVARHPAVFPGGNTFTHHIVQRLFESQGLTPNIAMSTNYLETIKMMVSIGLAWSVLPRTMLDDQVAPIALPGIQLSRQLGYILHTERTLSNAARAFMALLDSHAGPA; this is encoded by the coding sequence ATGGACTTGGCCAACCTGAGCGCCTTCATTGCCATTGCCGAGACCGGCAGCTTCTCCGGGGCCGGCGAGCGCCTGCACCTGACCCAACCGGCCGTGAGCAAGCGCATTGCCGGGCTGGAGCAACAGCTGGACGTGCGCCTGTTCGATCGCCTGGGCCGTGAGGTGACCTTGACCGAAGCTGGCCGCGCCCTGCTGCCGCGCGCCTATCAGATCCTCAACGTCCTCGATGATACCCGACGTGCGCTGACCAACCTGACCGGGCAGGTGAGTGGTCGCCTGACCCTCGCCACCAGCCATCACATTGGCCTGCACCGCCTGCCCCCGCTATTACGGGCATTCACTCGCCAGCACCCGGCCGTGGCGTTGGATATTCAGTTCCTCGATTCGGAAGCGGCCTACGACGAGGTGCTGCACGGCCGCGCCGAGATAGCGGTCATCACCCTGGCACCCGAGCCCCATCACCTGATCAAGGCCATCCCGGTCTGGGACGACGCCCTGGACTTCGTCGCTGCCCCCGAGCACCCGCTGGCCAGCAATACCCAGGTCAGCCTGGCGGACGTCGCCCGCCACCCGGCAGTATTCCCAGGCGGCAATACCTTCACCCACCACATCGTCCAGCGCCTGTTCGAAAGCCAGGGGCTGACCCCGAACATCGCCATGAGCACCAACTACCTGGAAACCATCAAGATGATGGTCTCGATCGGCCTGGCCTGGAGCGTGCTACCACGCACCATGCTCGATGATCAGGTTGCACCCATCGCATTACCCGGCATACAGCTGTCACGCCAGCTAGGCTACATATTGCATACCGAGCGAACGCTATCGAACGCCGCCAGGGCCTTCATGGCCTTGCTCGACAGCCACGCAGGGCCCGCCTGA
- the leuC gene encoding 3-isopropylmalate dehydratase large subunit — MAGKTLYDKLWEAHEVKRRDDGSSLIYIDRHIIHEVTSPQAFEGLRLANRKPWRIDANIATPDHNVPTTPERKGGIEAIVDQVSRLQVQTLDENCDEYGIVEFKMNDVRQGIVHVISPEQGATLPGMTVVCGDSHTSTHGAFGALAHGIGTSEVEHVLATQCLVAKKMKNMLVRVEGTLPVGVTAKDIVLAVIGKIGTAGGNGHAMEFAGSAIRALSMEGRMTICNMSIEAGARVGLVATDATTIAYVKGRPYAPVGEQWERAVEAWKDLVSDDDAVFDTVVELDAAQIKPQVSWGTSPEMVLAVDQRVPDPAAETDLVKRGSIERALKYMGLSANQAITDIQLDRVFIGSCTNSRIEDLRAAAEIAKGRKVAATVKQAIVVPGSGLVKAQAEREGLDKIFLEAGFEWREPGCSMCLAMNPDRLESGEHCASTSNRNFEGRQGAGGRTHLVSPAMAAAAAVTGHFIDVRELIQGSAA, encoded by the coding sequence ATGGCTGGCAAAACGCTCTACGACAAACTCTGGGAAGCCCATGAGGTCAAGCGCCGTGATGACGGCTCGTCCTTGATCTACATCGACCGCCATATCATCCACGAAGTGACCTCGCCCCAGGCCTTTGAGGGCCTGCGCCTGGCCAACCGCAAGCCGTGGCGCATCGATGCCAACATCGCTACCCCTGACCACAACGTGCCGACTACCCCGGAACGCAAGGGCGGGATCGAGGCGATCGTCGACCAGGTGTCGCGCCTGCAGGTGCAGACCCTCGATGAGAACTGTGACGAATACGGCATCGTCGAATTCAAGATGAATGACGTTCGCCAGGGCATCGTCCACGTCATCAGCCCCGAGCAGGGCGCCACCTTGCCCGGCATGACCGTGGTCTGCGGCGACTCGCACACCTCCACCCACGGCGCCTTCGGTGCCTTGGCCCATGGTATCGGCACCTCCGAGGTCGAGCACGTGCTCGCCACCCAGTGCCTGGTCGCCAAAAAGATGAAGAACATGCTGGTGCGCGTCGAGGGCACATTGCCTGTCGGCGTCACGGCCAAGGACATCGTGCTTGCCGTGATCGGCAAGATCGGCACCGCTGGTGGCAACGGCCACGCCATGGAATTCGCTGGCAGCGCCATCCGCGCCCTGTCCATGGAAGGCCGCATGACCATCTGCAACATGTCGATCGAGGCCGGTGCGCGGGTTGGCCTGGTTGCCACCGATGCCACCACCATTGCCTACGTCAAAGGCCGCCCCTATGCGCCTGTAGGCGAGCAGTGGGAGCGTGCAGTCGAGGCGTGGAAAGACCTGGTATCCGATGACGATGCGGTGTTCGACACCGTGGTCGAGCTCGATGCGGCGCAAATCAAGCCGCAGGTCAGCTGGGGCACTTCGCCCGAGATGGTCCTGGCCGTCGACCAGCGTGTGCCGGACCCTGCCGCCGAAACCGACCTGGTCAAGCGTGGCTCGATCGAGCGCGCCCTGAAGTACATGGGCTTGAGCGCCAACCAGGCGATCACCGATATCCAGCTGGACCGTGTATTCATAGGCTCGTGTACCAACTCGCGGATCGAAGACCTGCGCGCCGCGGCTGAAATAGCCAAAGGCCGCAAGGTGGCTGCCACCGTCAAGCAAGCCATCGTCGTGCCGGGTTCGGGCCTGGTCAAGGCCCAGGCCGAGCGTGAAGGCCTGGACAAGATCTTCCTCGAGGCCGGTTTCGAGTGGCGTGAGCCAGGCTGCTCGATGTGCCTGGCCATGAACCCGGACCGCCTGGAAAGCGGCGAGCACTGCGCGTCCACGTCCAACCGCAACTTCGAAGGGCGTCAGGGCGCAGGTGGCCGTACCCACCTGGTCAGCCCGGCCATGGCTGCCGCTGCGGCGGTGACTGGTCACTTCATCGATGTTCGCGAGTTGATCCAAGGGAGCGCAGCATGA
- the leuD gene encoding 3-isopropylmalate dehydratase small subunit, producing the protein MKAFTQHTGLVAPLDRANVDTDQIIPKQFLKSIKRTGFGPNLFDEWRYLDVGQPYQDNSKRPVNKEFVLNHERYQGASVLLARENFGCGSSREHAPWALDEYGFRSVIAPSFADIFFNNSFKNGLLPIILSDEEVDELFKQVEANPGYQLTIDLQAQAVTRPDGKVLHFEIDAFRKHCLLNGLDDIGLTLQDGEAIKAFEGKHRAAQPWLFRDA; encoded by the coding sequence ATGAAAGCCTTTACCCAGCACACCGGTCTCGTCGCGCCGTTGGACCGTGCCAACGTCGACACCGATCAGATCATTCCCAAGCAGTTCCTCAAGTCGATCAAGCGTACCGGCTTTGGCCCCAACCTGTTCGATGAGTGGCGTTACCTGGACGTTGGCCAGCCTTACCAGGACAACAGCAAGCGCCCGGTGAACAAAGAGTTCGTGCTCAATCACGAACGCTACCAGGGCGCCAGCGTGTTGCTGGCACGGGAGAACTTCGGCTGCGGGTCGAGCCGCGAGCACGCGCCTTGGGCGCTGGACGAATACGGTTTCCGTAGCGTGATCGCGCCGAGCTTCGCCGACATCTTCTTCAACAACAGCTTCAAGAACGGCCTGTTGCCGATCATTCTGAGCGATGAGGAAGTCGATGAGCTGTTCAAGCAGGTCGAAGCCAACCCCGGCTACCAGCTGACCATCGATCTGCAGGCACAGGCGGTGACCCGCCCGGACGGCAAGGTGCTGCACTTCGAGATCGACGCGTTCCGCAAGCACTGCCTGCTCAACGGTCTGGACGATATCGGCCTGACCTTGCAGGACGGCGAGGCGATCAAGGCCTTCGAAGGCAAACACCGCGCCGCACAGCCTTGGCTGTTCCGTGATGCCTGA
- a CDS encoding class I SAM-dependent methyltransferase translates to MTSTTHTDVVQRQFGEQASAYLSSAVHAQGREFALLQAELAGQGAARVLDLGCGAGHVSFHIAPLVAEVVAYDLSQSMLDVVASAATERGLGNISTQCGAAERLPFADASFDYVFSRYSAHHWSDVGVALREVRRVLKPGGVAAFIDVMSPGSPLLDTYLQTVEVLRDTSHVRDYSAAEWQRQVSEAGLHTRSHTRQRLRLEWSSWVERMRTPEPLRVAIRQLQQAMGEEVRQYYQIEADGSFSTDVIVLWAER, encoded by the coding sequence ATGACCAGCACCACCCACACCGATGTGGTCCAACGCCAGTTTGGCGAACAGGCCAGTGCCTACCTCAGCAGCGCCGTGCATGCCCAGGGCCGTGAATTTGCCCTGCTGCAAGCCGAGCTGGCCGGGCAGGGTGCGGCTCGCGTGCTGGACCTGGGCTGTGGTGCCGGCCATGTCAGCTTCCACATCGCGCCTCTGGTGGCAGAGGTGGTCGCCTACGACCTGTCGCAGTCGATGCTCGACGTGGTTGCCAGTGCCGCTACCGAGCGCGGCCTGGGCAATATCAGCACCCAGTGCGGTGCCGCCGAACGCCTGCCGTTCGCCGATGCCTCGTTCGATTACGTCTTCAGCCGCTATTCGGCGCACCACTGGAGCGACGTGGGCGTGGCCCTGCGTGAAGTGCGCCGCGTACTGAAGCCGGGCGGGGTGGCGGCGTTCATCGACGTGATGTCGCCGGGCAGCCCGTTGCTCGATACCTATTTGCAAACGGTTGAAGTGCTGCGCGACACCAGCCACGTACGCGATTATTCTGCCGCCGAGTGGCAGCGCCAGGTCAGCGAAGCCGGCCTGCATACCCGCAGCCACACGCGCCAGCGCCTGCGCTTGGAGTGGAGCTCGTGGGTTGAGCGCATGCGCACGCCCGAACCGCTGCGCGTGGCCATACGCCAGTTGCAGCAAGCCATGGGCGAGGAAGTGCGGCAGTATTACCAGATTGAAGCCGATGGCTCGTTCAGCACCGATGTCATCGTGTTGTGGGCCGAGCGCTGA
- the leuB gene encoding 3-isopropylmalate dehydrogenase, with the protein MSKQILILPGDGIGPEIMAEAVKVLELANDKFQLGLSLAHDVIGGAAIDQHGVPLADSTLERARQADAVLLGAVGGPKWDKIERDIRPERGLLKIRSQLGLFANLRPAILYPQLADASSLKPEIVSGLDILIVRELTGGIYFGAPRGQRELEGGERQAYDTLPYSESEVRRIARVGFDMARVRGKKLCSVDKANVLASSQLWREVVEDVAKDYPDVELSHMYVDNAAMQLVRAPKQFDVMVTDNMFGDILSDEASMLTGSIGMLPSASLDANNKGMYEPCHGSAPDIAGQGIANPLATILSVSMMLRYSFNQQAAAEAIEQAVSQVLDQGLRTGDIWSAGCSKVGTQEMGDAVVAALRNL; encoded by the coding sequence ATGAGCAAGCAGATTCTGATTCTCCCAGGTGATGGCATCGGTCCGGAAATCATGGCCGAGGCGGTCAAGGTGCTGGAGCTGGCCAACGACAAGTTCCAGCTTGGCTTGAGCCTTGCGCATGACGTGATCGGCGGTGCTGCCATCGACCAACATGGCGTGCCGCTGGCCGACTCGACCCTGGAGCGTGCGCGCCAGGCCGATGCCGTGCTGTTGGGCGCGGTGGGCGGGCCGAAGTGGGACAAGATCGAGCGTGACATCCGCCCTGAGCGCGGCCTGCTGAAAATCCGCTCGCAGCTGGGCCTGTTCGCCAACCTGCGCCCGGCCATCCTCTACCCGCAACTGGCTGATGCCTCGTCGCTCAAGCCGGAAATCGTTTCGGGTCTGGACATCCTGATCGTCCGTGAGCTGACTGGCGGCATCTACTTCGGTGCCCCGCGTGGGCAGCGTGAGCTCGAAGGCGGCGAACGGCAGGCCTATGACACCCTCCCGTACAGCGAGAGCGAAGTGCGCCGTATCGCCCGCGTCGGCTTCGACATGGCCCGCGTGCGTGGCAAGAAGCTGTGCTCGGTGGACAAGGCCAACGTCCTGGCCTCCAGCCAGCTGTGGCGTGAAGTGGTCGAGGACGTTGCCAAGGACTACCCGGACGTTGAACTGAGCCACATGTATGTCGACAACGCCGCCATGCAGCTGGTGCGCGCGCCCAAGCAGTTCGACGTGATGGTGACCGACAACATGTTCGGTGACATCCTGTCGGATGAAGCTTCCATGCTGACCGGTTCGATCGGCATGCTGCCTTCGGCGTCGCTCGATGCCAACAACAAGGGCATGTACGAGCCTTGCCACGGCTCGGCGCCGGACATCGCCGGCCAGGGCATCGCCAACCCGCTGGCGACCATCCTGTCGGTGTCGATGATGCTGCGTTACAGCTTCAACCAGCAGGCCGCAGCCGAGGCCATCGAGCAGGCGGTGAGCCAGGTTCTGGACCAGGGCCTGCGTACCGGCGACATCTGGTCGGCCGGTTGCAGCAAGGTAGGTACGCAGGAAATGGGCGACGCAGTAGTCGCAGCGCTGCGGAATCTGTAA
- the asd gene encoding aspartate-semialdehyde dehydrogenase, which translates to MKRVGLIGWRGMVGSVLMQRMLEEQDFDLIEPVFFTTSNVGGQGPSVGKDIAPLKDAYSIEELKTLDVILTCQGGDYTNEVFPKLREAGWQGYWIDAASSLRMQDDAVIVLDPVNRKVIDQQLDAGTKNYIGGNCTVSLMLMGLGGLFEAGLVEWMSAMTYQAASGAGAQNMRELIKQMGATHAAVADDLANPASAILDIDRKVADAMRSDAYPAENFGVPLAGSLIPWIDKELPNGQSREEWKAQAETNKILGRFKSPIPVDGICVRIGAMRCHSQALTIKLNKDVPLADIEGMISQHNPWVKLVPNQREISMQELTPTNVTGTLNIPVGRLRKLNMGSQYLGAFTVGDQLLWGAAEPLRRMLRILLER; encoded by the coding sequence ATGAAACGTGTAGGTCTGATCGGTTGGCGCGGTATGGTCGGTTCCGTGCTCATGCAGCGGATGCTGGAGGAGCAGGATTTCGACCTTATCGAGCCGGTGTTCTTCACTACCTCCAATGTCGGTGGCCAGGGCCCGAGCGTGGGCAAGGATATTGCTCCGCTCAAGGACGCTTATTCGATTGAAGAACTCAAGACCCTCGACGTGATCCTGACCTGTCAGGGCGGCGACTACACCAACGAGGTGTTCCCCAAGCTGCGTGAAGCTGGCTGGCAGGGTTACTGGATCGATGCTGCCTCGTCGCTGCGCATGCAGGACGACGCCGTCATCGTGCTCGATCCGGTCAACCGCAAGGTGATCGACCAGCAGCTCGATGCCGGCACCAAGAACTACATCGGCGGTAACTGCACCGTCAGCCTGATGCTGATGGGCCTTGGCGGCCTGTTCGAAGCGGGCCTGGTCGAGTGGATGAGCGCCATGACCTACCAGGCGGCGTCCGGTGCCGGTGCGCAGAACATGCGCGAGCTGATCAAGCAGATGGGCGCTACCCACGCGGCGGTGGCCGATGACCTGGCCAACCCGGCCAGCGCCATCCTCGACATCGACCGCAAGGTGGCCGACGCCATGCGCAGCGACGCCTACCCGGCCGAAAACTTCGGCGTGCCCCTGGCCGGCAGCCTGATCCCATGGATCGACAAAGAGCTGCCCAACGGCCAGAGCCGTGAAGAGTGGAAGGCCCAGGCCGAGACCAACAAGATCCTCGGCCGCTTCAAGAGCCCGATCCCGGTCGATGGCATTTGCGTGCGCATCGGCGCCATGCGCTGCCACAGTCAGGCGCTGACCATCAAGCTGAACAAGGACGTGCCACTGGCCGATATCGAAGGCATGATCAGCCAGCACAACCCATGGGTGAAGCTGGTGCCGAACCAGCGCGAGATCAGCATGCAGGAACTGACCCCGACCAACGTCACCGGTACCCTGAACATTCCGGTGGGCCGTTTGCGCAAGCTGAACATGGGCTCGCAGTACCTGGGCGCGTTCACCGTCGGCGATCAGTTGCTGTGGGGCGCTGCCGAGCCGCTGCGCCGCATGCTGCGGATTCTGCTGGAGCGTTGA
- a CDS encoding aspartate-semialdehyde dehydrogenase has product MTQPLDIAVVGATGSVGETLVQILEELHFPVGTLHLLASMESAGSSVMFAGKKIKVREVDSFDFTQVKLAFFAASPAVSRSFARKAHAAGCTVIDLSGGLDDALAVVPEANAECIAGLALPACIASPSAAAVALAVALAPLKGLLDIERVQVMAALAVSAQGREAVNELARQTAELLNARPLEPRFFDRQVAFNVLAQVGAADEQGHTALERRLVAELPVLLGQPELKISVTCVQVPVFFGDSFSVAVQSRKPVDLVAVNAALEGADSVELVERDDYPTPVGDAVGQDVVYVGRVRHGVEQDQQLNLWLTTDNLRKGAALNAVQVAQLLIKHIA; this is encoded by the coding sequence ATGACCCAACCCCTGGACATCGCCGTCGTCGGCGCCACCGGTAGCGTCGGTGAAACCTTGGTACAGATTCTCGAAGAACTGCACTTCCCGGTCGGCACGCTGCACCTGCTGGCCAGCATGGAGTCGGCGGGCAGCAGCGTGATGTTCGCTGGCAAGAAGATCAAGGTGCGTGAAGTCGACAGTTTCGATTTCACCCAGGTCAAACTGGCCTTCTTCGCCGCCAGCCCAGCCGTCAGCCGTAGCTTTGCCCGCAAGGCCCATGCGGCCGGCTGCACGGTCATCGACCTGTCTGGTGGCCTGGATGACGCCCTTGCGGTCGTGCCTGAAGCAAACGCCGAGTGCATCGCCGGCCTGGCGCTGCCGGCGTGCATCGCCAGCCCCAGTGCCGCAGCCGTTGCCTTGGCCGTCGCGCTGGCGCCACTCAAGGGGCTGCTGGACATCGAGCGCGTGCAGGTCATGGCTGCGCTGGCGGTGTCTGCCCAAGGCCGGGAGGCTGTCAATGAACTGGCCCGGCAGACCGCCGAGCTGCTCAACGCCCGCCCACTGGAGCCACGCTTCTTCGACCGCCAGGTAGCGTTCAACGTGCTGGCCCAGGTCGGTGCGGCAGACGAGCAGGGCCACACGGCACTCGAGCGCCGGCTGGTCGCTGAGCTGCCGGTGTTGCTGGGGCAGCCGGAACTGAAGATTTCAGTGACCTGCGTTCAAGTCCCGGTGTTTTTTGGCGATAGCTTCAGTGTGGCGGTACAGAGCCGTAAACCTGTGGACCTGGTTGCAGTCAATGCTGCCTTGGAGGGTGCCGACAGTGTCGAGCTGGTCGAGCGAGATGATTATCCGACCCCGGTAGGGGACGCAGTAGGGCAAGACGTGGTCTATGTTGGTCGTGTACGCCATGGTGTTGAGCAAGACCAGCAGCTCAACCTGTGGCTGACCACCGACAACCTGCGCAAGGGCGCTGCGCTCAACGCCGTGCAGGTGGCGCAATTGTTGATTAAACACATAGCGTAA